A single window of Plasmodium reichenowi strain SY57 chromosome 14, whole genome shotgun sequence DNA harbors:
- a CDS encoding hypothetical protein (conserved Plasmodium protein, unknown function), with amino-acid sequence MDLENDNNHGFSLDYDLLHKQLEELPYYKKEFNKYDVFCFKEEKELNELLAYENEIKKSCNYFSHFENIHKNIKRIYELDEDTKEKILETNEMTHEILDEIHKLKKVQYDIRVKEKMYNKILEEYSLSPLSYSNLTDLKISLNIEFFEHLKQFEYTKENIIKLLNEDGSENLSKFYSKHYNKIMIIACRKISIYIIKENNNFYRRNNKILNLLFCNINEEFAKREKIILSYIQNLLPITKLSYKIIIENIEYFNLCLNNFLNLRKKYLKINYQNYMSNNCKSINKENSIDIEPRQKHDFIKMFKNFFLVLYYFIVLEDNFLRIFFSFNFYFTNDIIPYISANIDNVHNNLYNIIDTLFIPYKYFLDTNLNIYAKSYESCYELFHILNIFILKLKQFQNIYEINDIIKNIIIKYAQRNNDTYNALIYYNLSKSKLYLTSKIYNNNNNNIKEEDIKLDTNKMKENRINNISDNNLNGTYPNIREVKNNYQLHKNMEELDNNKMNTKKKTQDGQISQVGIESSYMNKESNQFIEDKQINGTKNNLHNEKYIANTNHKPTLDVKDGDHIEFYSKPNEDNVSEKNEEKYDKINEKQKENIQLRNNDKNKSNYYVDSINEKYNCKLLNYTLKIQKNIENEFISIWQRDVVSFYLNKITKKENSNNFEDSLFYVKKILNSLKNVYSIYKMYVLYAKDMKEQNFQNVLDITINPLINNCLKNQNSVVHNHYVFIVNIFTFIQDSIKNLEGASKYCELLTIITDENINKLLKMELENLKIKLELDKLEKMNQDNLKQDTEELKAFVDNFYKFVFSEKHNIFLTIHKIVSHIIKDNIKNNLLQYIHKEYIILYDKYSSKFKFTYTPEQIKCILYEKC; translated from the coding sequence ATGGATTTGGAGAATGATAATAATCATGGTTTTTCATTAGATTATgatttattacataaaCAATTAGAAGAACTTCCTTATTACAAGAAAGAATTTAACAAATATGATGTGTTTTGTTTTAAGGAAGAAAAGGAACTGAATGAATTACTTGCTtatgaaaatgaaattaaGAAATCATGTAATTACTTTAGCCATTTCGAAAACATTCATAAGAATATCAAAagaatatatgaattagACGAGGATACAAAAGAGAAAATATTAGAAACAAATGAAATGACTCATGAAATACTAGATGAAATACACAAGCTAAAGAAAGTACAATATGATATTAGAGTAAAAGAAAAgatgtataataaaattttagAAGAATATAGTTTAAGTCCTTTAAGTTATAGTAATTTAACAGATTTGAAGATATCATTAAATATTGAATTCTTTGAACATCTAAAACAATTTGAATatacaaaagaaaatattataaaattattaaatgaagaTGGTTCCGAAAATTTAAGTAAATTTTATTCTaaacattataataaaataatgattataGCTTGTAGAAAGATTTCtatttacataataaaagaaaataataatttctatcgaagaaataataaaatacttaatttattattctgtaatataaatgaagaatttGCTAAACGAGAAAAAATCATACTATCTTATATCCAAAATTTATTACCTATAACAAAATTGtcttataaaattattattgaaaatatagaatatttcaatttatgtttaaataattttcttaatttaagaaagaaatatttaaaaattaattatcaaaattatatgtCAAATAATTGTAAATCTATTAATAAGGAAAACTCTATAGATATAGAGCCAAGGCAAAAACatgattttattaaaatgtttaaaaacttttttttagttttatattattttattgtattaGAAGATAACTTTTTAAGGatattcttttcatttaatttttattttacgAACGATATTATACCATACATATCAGCAAATATAGACAatgttcataataatttatataatataatagatacattatttataccatataaatattttttagaTACGAatctaaatatatatgcaaAAAGTTATGAATCATGTTATGAGCtctttcatattttaaatatatttattcttaaATTAAAGCAatttcaaaatatttatgaaattaatgatataataaaaaatattatcataaaatatGCACAACGTAATAATGATACCTATAATGCATTAATATACTATAATTTGTCAAAGagtaaattatatttaacaagtaaaatatataacaataataataataatataaaagagGAAGATATCAAACTGGATACGAATAAAATGAAGGAAAATCGTatcaataatatttctgataataatttgaatGGAACTTATCCAAATATAAGAGAAgtgaaaaataattatcaattgcataaaaatatggagGAATTAGATAAcaataaaatgaatacaaaaaaaaaaacacaaGATGGACAAATATCTCAAGTAGGTATAGAATCATCTTATATGAATAAAGAAAGTAATCAATTTATAGAAgataaacaaataaatggaacaaaaaataatttacataatgaaaaatatattgcTAATACTAATCATAAACCTACCTTGGATGTGAAAGATGGTGATCATATTGAATTTTATAGCAAACCTAATGAAGACAATGTATCTGAAAAAAACgaagaaaaatatgacaaaattaatgaaaaacAGAAGGAAAATATCCAATTACgtaataatgataaaaataaatctaATTATTATGTAGATAGTATAAATGAGAAATATAAttgtaaattattaaattatacattaaaaatacaaaaaaatatagagaatgaatttatatctatatGGCAACGTGATGTGGTAAGTTTTTATCTAAACAAAATTActaaaaaagaaaattctaataattttgaagatagcttattttatgtaaagaaaatattaaattctttaaaaaatgtatattcaatatataaaatgtatgtattatatgCAAAAGATATGAAAGAACAAAATTTCCAAAATGTTCTTGATATAACTATAAATccattaataaataattgtTTAAAAAACCAAAATTCAGTTGTTCATAATcattatgtatttattgttaatatttttacattcATACAAGAcagtataaaaaatttagaGGGAGCATCTAAATATTGTGAACTACTAACAATTATCACagatgaaaatataaacaaacTTTTGAAAATGGAATtagaaaatttaaaaataaaattagaACTAGACAAATTAGAAAAGATGAATCAAGACAATCTTAAACAAGATACAGAAGAATTAAAAGCATTTGTAGACAATTTTTAcaaatttgttttttctgaaaaacataatattttccttaCAATTCATAAAATTGTATCTCACATTATAaaggataatataaaaaacaacttgttacaatatatacataaagaatatataattctttatgACAAATATTCTAGTAAGTTCAAATTTACTTATACCCCTGAGCAAATAAAGTGTATACTATATGAAAAATGTTAA
- a CDS encoding tRNA 3'-trailer sequence RNase, putative, which yields MEVFLQLIGWHRLAIPSSLRLFVNGDITLFNCGENVQRFLNEHKLHLARIKNIFFTKITPESIGGLIGLLLTIDNISDGDITIYGFHPLESIVKSFMSSFAKMKSTKIKIVQFELNESSIINLKGNVVITPILINKEKEKITENSIQQDYIINEINVNNKRILKDNNNNNYSNNINNNNNNIINNNNNNNIHNINNNHNNNNNNNNEINLIVEDNKMCENIFTEQIYSNSMLKKRKLEKSLMDTTNDTNSLIMNNIKQTTVKEKKKKEFQCICYLIECPQTPGKFYPEKAKKLNIPSGKYYGILKSGQSITINNRTIHPEEVCDKNIDGRKTLIIDLENENDINALINHLKNKEILYLKNLEYIFHLSNENIINNKIYKDFFLGLKNVKNVKCNLSNDSLKVCPFISSSSLNNFLSKLLPNIFLKYKADTPIYDLPYEISINEHNENDKEKEQRYNHFNNNGDMQKVLVNNIEVDHEKKEQNNTICNNNFNINDKQQEQNNTICNNNFNINDKQQEQNNKFCNNNFNVNDKQQEQNCSYLIFNPLTKFILHPYHKIDICLSETISDLYPDIFNTSKISNILKENEELLKHFQKFNETQINKMLSYPCFYFLGTGCSMPSTFRNVSGIILSIQKNFSIILDFGEGSLYQLYWMSTSWINFCSIIKSFRIIFISHAHADHHVGLYYLLYMRKYLFPSLDVPLILIPITLKKWINLFNELFFDKKLKFVYLTENLEINQQIHDENDILSIHVFKVNHINESYGIKVENKKIGSIVYSADTRPCENVKKFSKNCDILIHEATFDDELLGEAINKKHSTTKEAMDISLEVQCKTLILTHFSQRYPKVPKINMECSSKMQEILNKTIYSFDYMNIPLNLINELPRYFTILLNLLEKTF from the exons atggaagTATTTCTTCAATTAATAGGATGGCATAGACTTGCTATTCCATCAAGTTTAAGATTATTTGTTAATGGAGATATTACTCTTTTTAATTGTGGTGAAAATGTTCAACGTTTTTTAAATGAACACAAATTACATTTGGCgagaataaaaaatatattttttacaaagATCACTCCAGAAAGTATTGGAGGATTAATAGGTCTTTTATTAACAatagataatatatcaGACGGTGACATAACAATATATGGTTTTCATCCTCTAGAAAGTATTGTAAAGAGTTTTATGTCAAGCTTTGCAAAAATGAAGAGTACtaaaattaaaattgtTCAATTTGAATTGAATGAATCGTcaataattaatttaaagGGTAATGTAGTCATTACACCTATATTGATAAATaaggaaaaagaaaaaataacaGAAAATAGCATTCAACAagattatataataaacgaaataaatgttaataataaacgAATTTTAAAGGataacaacaacaataattatagcaataatattaataataataataataatattattaataataataataataataatattcataatattaataataatcataataataataataataataataacgaAATAAACCTAATTGTGGaggataataaaatgtgtgaaaatatttttacagaacaaatatattctaatagcatgttaaaaaaaaggaaattaGAAAAGTCTCTTATGGACACAACAAATGATACCAATTCCTtaattatgaataatataaaacaaacaactgtgaaagaaaaaaaaaaaaaagagttTCAATGCATTTGTTACTTAATTGAATGTCCTCAAACACCTGGAAAATTTTATCCAGAAAAAGCCAAAAAGTTAAATATTCCATCAGGAAAATATTATGGTATATTAAAATCAGGACAATCTATTACTATAAATAATAGAACTATTCATCCTGAAGAAGTAtgtgataaaaatattgatgGGAGGAAAACATTAATTATTGATttagaaaatgaaaatgatattaatGCCTTAATTAATCAtcttaaaaataaagaaatattatatttaaaaaatttagaatatatttttcatttatcaaatgaaaatattataaataataaaatttataaagatttctttttaggtctaaaaaatgtaaaaaatgtGAAATGTAATTTATCAAACGATTCCTTGAAAGTATGTCCTTTCATATCTTCATCTTCCTTAAATAATTTCCTTTCAAAATTGTTGCcaaacatttttttaaaatataaggCGGACACTCCTATTTATGATTTGCCTTATGAAATATCAATTAATGAGcataatgaaaatgataaagaaaaagaacaaaGATATAATCATTTCAATAATAATGGGGATATGCAAAAAGTACTTGTTAATAATATCGAAGTAGATCATGAAAAAAAGGAACAAAATAACACaatttgtaataataattttaatataaatgataaacAGCAGGAACAAAATAACACaatttgtaataataattttaatataaatgataaacAGCAGGAACAAAATAACAaattttgtaataataattttaatgtAAATGATAAACAGCAGGAACAAAATTGTAGTtatcttatttttaatCCACTGACCAAATTCATTTTGCATCCATATCATAAAATTGACATTTGTTTAAGTGAAACTATATCAGACTTATATCCtgatatttttaatacttcaaaaatatcaaatatattaaaagaaaatgaagaattattaaaacattttCAAAAATTCAATGAAACacaaattaataaaatgttatCATACCCTTGCTTTTATTTTCTTGGTACAGGTTGCTCAATGCCTTCAACATTTCGTAATGTATCAGGTATTATTTTAAGCATACAAAAGAATTTTAGTATTATCTTAGATTTTGGAGAAGGTTCATTATATCAATTATATTGGATGAGTACATCTTGGATAAATTTTTGTAGCATTATTAAATCATTCAG aataattttcatttcaCACGCACATGCAGATCATCATGTTGgtctttattatttattatatatgagGAAATACCTTTTTCCATCCTTAGACGTTccattaatattaattcCTATAACATTGAAAAAGTGGAtcaatttatttaatgaattattttttgataagaaattaaaatttgTATATCTTACCGAAAATTTAGAAATAAACCAACAAATTCATGATGAAAACGACATTTTGAGTATTCACGTGTTTAAG GTTAATCATATTAACGAATCTTATGGTATCAAAgtagaaaataaaaaaataggATCCATTGTTTATTCTGCGGATACAAGACCATGCGAAAACGTGAAAAAATTTTCCAAAAATTGTGACATTTTAATACATGAAG CTACCTTTGATGATGAATTATTAGGAGAAGcaattaataaaaaacacTCTACTACTAAAGAAGCTATGGATATAa gTTTGGAAGTACAATGTAaaacattaatattaacaCATTTCAGCCAACGATATCCAAAG gtgccaaaaataaatatggaGTGCTCATCAAAAATGcaagaaatattaaataaaacCATATATAGTTTCGACTATATGAATATACCcttaaatttaataaacGAATTGCCTAGATATTTCAcgatattattaaattta
- a CDS encoding hypothetical protein (conserved Plasmodium protein, unknown function) — translation MECNNLNEANTFHKVVLKIKENIDKYYLIKWKDIVKPENEILYNEYFEKLIQQEENIKYDIKDYIKFDGIENIHNENLMNYTLKNSNSNINNNDINNIYNECDNSYNVKKIKLKDNYRYEINKQYFDNISEREKFYFLLQIKEMMETSWLLAQKRMEGIQLEEKSDSINLLELINYSKKIADTTCAPPECDNTNDKIMHQEYYPNYHFLNFINIEEIHLSKLFQLQKYSKVCFPPIITLQEEKNNNQLTITITCSTIESIIYYKVNDETNYHLYDHNNKPMIPKRKKVIIYAWSIKEGFIKSRISCLSKSYEVQDDSDEDILTKDKNTIHNDTSNKNDNSNKTSSATSVFKSLGFFLSKKKVKSSESSSHDQSSEEE, via the coding sequence atggaATGTAATAATCTCAATGAAGCAAATACCTTCCATAAAGTCgtattaaaaataaaggaaaatatcgataaatattatttaattaaatgGAAAGATATAGTAAAACCTGAGAATGAGATTTTATATAACGAATACtttgaaaaattaatacaacaagaagaaaatataaaatatgacattaaagattatataaaatttgaTGGTATTGAAAATATACACAATGAAAACTTGATGAATTATACGTTAAAaaatagtaatagtaatattaataataatgatataaataatatatataatgaatgTGATAATTCCTATAAtgtaaagaaaataaaattaaaagataattatagatatgaaataaataagcaatattttgataatataagCGAAAGAGAAaagttttattttttattacaaataaaagaaatgatGGAAACCAGTTGGTTATTGGCCCAAAAAAGAATGGAAGGTATTCAATTAGAAGAAAAATCAGATTCaattaatttattagaACTAATAAATTATTCTAAAAAAATTGCAGATACTACATGCGCACCACCTGAATGTGATAACACAAACGATAAAATAATGCATCAGGAATATTATCCaaattatcattttcttaattttataaatattgaaGAAATACATTTATCTAAATTATTTCAACTACAGAAATATAGTAAAGTGTGCTTTCCGCCAATTATAACATTGcaagaagaaaaaaataataatcaacTAACTATTACTATTACATGTTCAACCATCGAgtctattatatattataaagtAAATGATGAGAcaaattatcatttatatgatCACAATAATAAACCAATGATTCctaaaaggaaaaaagttattatatatgctTGGTCAATTAAAGAGGGTTTCATAAAATCAAGAATCTCATGTTTATCAAAATCATATGAAGTGCAAGATGATAGTGATGAAGATATTTTAAcaaaagataaaaatacaatTCACAATGATACATCTAACAAAAATgataattcaaataaaaCTTCATCTGCTACTAGTGTATTTAAAAGCTTAGGTTTCTTTCtaagtaaaaaaaaagttaaatCATCAGAATCATCGTCACATGATCAATCAAGTGAAGAGGAATGA
- a CDS encoding hypothetical protein (conserved Plasmodium protein, unknown function), translating to MKERDLLLKFLKYGKTNIISKNNLNINGKCPNMQSFCTYLLDSKNIMRNTFMDKGMSTFSNKSSYLIIKDIGKYFFTTTSRVHFNMTTKDISNNSVTRAYSKDVSIFENPNVIILFDKNRRETIGERIYRYLDITGFLTRYNNRKEWLLDLDPYTRLSTVMLTEYERKLMIFLKFHVYLLFVICMYLWYHAQVHFSMKPPCPKPVAYGHMDGRKRDFTWHGKLFFIYPKMRCKECRWLDIQCKKECFEKLKLEGHKFIINNGDPLSVPKTVLYPSHFH from the coding sequence atgaaGGAAAGAGATttgttattaaaatttttgaaatatggaaaaacgaatattattagtaaaaataatttaaatataaatggaAAATGTCCAAATATGCAATCCTTTTGTACCTACCTATTAGATAGTAAGAATATTATGAGAAATACTTTTATGGATAAAGGTATGTCTACTTTTTCTAATAAAAGTAGTTacttaataataaaagatataggtaaatatttctttacAACTACCTCGAGAGTTCATTTCAATATGACGACTAAAGATATTTCCAATAATAGTGTTACACGAGCGTATTCAAAAGATGTTTCCATATTTGAAAATCCAAATGTCATAATTCTTTTTGATAAGAATAGGCGTGAAACTATTGGAGAAAgaatatatagatatttGGATATAACTGGATTTTTAACAcgatataataatagaaaagAATGGTTACTTGATTTAGATCCATATACAAGATTATCAACAGTTATGTTAACAGAATATGAAAGAAAATTAATGatctttttaaaatttcatgtatatttattatttgttatatgtatgtatttatgGTATCATGCACAAGTACATTTTAGTATGAAACCTCCTTGCCCAAAACCTGTTGCTTATGGACATATGGATGGAAGAAAAAGAGATTTTACTTGGCATggaaaattattttttatttatccAAAAATGAGATGTAAAGAATGTCGTTGGCTAGATATTCAATGTAAAAAAGAATGTTTCGAAAAATTGAAATTAGAAGGACATAAAttcattataaataatggAGATCCATTATCTGTTCCCAAAACAGTTTTATATCCATCACATTTCCACTGA